In Bacteroidota bacterium, the genomic window AAAAAGTCCCATAATTAAATCGAATACCTCAAGATGCTTGTTTAGTGTAAGGCTGAAAAATACCGAGTCTGAACCAACAGGCATCACCCCTTCCAGCCCTTACGTATTGCTAGCGAGAAGATAGTGCCAAAGCCAGAAAGGGAAAAATGTTTCTGCAATATATATGCAATAAGCCACTTAAACAGGTTAAAAACATCTATTTGTATTATTTTGCAACACGCAAATAAATTCACTTATGTATAATAATGATACAAATCGCTCTACAAACCCGGGTTTATTGACGATTAAAACACATGGCATACGATTTGGGATTGGCACATCTGTAATAATCCCACACATTGAAACCCAGCATTGTAAAATGGCAAAGATCACCACGATAGAAGGCATTGGCGACACGTATGCAGAAAAATTCAGAACAGCAGGCGTAGGGTCTGTTGAGATGCTACTCAAAAAGGGCAGCTCAAAAAAAGGCCGGCTCACGCTAGCTGAACAAACAGGACTCGATGCCTCCCGCGTTCTTAAATTTGTAAACCACGCAGACCTGATTCGCATCAAAGGTATCGGCGGAGAATATGCCGAGCTACTGGAAGCCGCTGGCGTTGACACCGTAAAAGAACTCGCCCAACGGAATGCAATCAACCTGCACGAAAAAATGAAATCTGTAAACGGCGAAAAGAAGCTGGTTCGCCAGGTTGCCGCCCGTTCGCAAGTTGAAGAGTGGATCCGACAGGCCAAACGTCTGCCACGCGCTGTGCAGTACTAAGCTGTAAAGTACCAAAAGCACAGCATCACGACAGTTACGCAACCACCAAGCGCAACCCATAAGGTTATCCTTCCACGCTTAGCGCGCCCAAGGTCTGCAGTCACAACAGACCATGGGTGCACTAGCTGCTTTTATACCCTTCTGGCCCTGGACAGATAGATAAAGCAAAGAAACACTCAATACCCCTTCTCTGTAGGAAAGACCTTAATTTGAAAAGTTTACTAGCTTTTCAGCTCGCTCAATCAATCATGCTTTAACTGGTCGGAGTGAAATGGAGTTTGTTGCGCTGGGGGACACAGAGGAAATAGGTGCCAGCTGTCTCTTCCTTAAAATCAATGAGACCGGTATCGTACTCGATGCCGGCGCCGATCCAGAGGAAGAGGGAGAAGCCAGTCTGCCTGACTTTGACATCCTAAAGAAGAAGACCGGCTACTACGTCGACCATGCGGTCATAACGCATGCACATCACGACCACATGGGCTCTCTGCCCATTCTGATTCGCGAGTTTCCGCACGTAGTCGTCCACATGACCCCGGTCACCCGTCAGTTTGTTGAATTCTTGCTACCAGCCTCTGCGCGGTTGCAGCGAAGAAAACTACGCGAAGGCTCCAGCTTTGCTGAACCCCTTTTCAACGAAGAAGAGGTAGAAATGCAAAGCCACTTGTACCTGACACACGAGTTGCAAGATACTTTCCCGATTTCCGGCATGCACGACAATGCGGAGATTCGTGGCAAGCTATACAATGCGGGGCATGTACTCGGGGCAGCCGGCATTGAAATTACGTTTGAAGAAAACGGCAAACAGCGCCGGCTCTTCTACACCAGCGACACCAGCATTCGCCCGCAACACATTATCCCTGGCGGCGACTACCCCGAAGGCCCGATTGACATCCTCCTTTTAGAATCCACGCTGGGTGCAGACCCTGACGCTGAGTTGACCACGCGTAAACTCGAAGAAGAACGCTTGCTCAAAAGTGTCCAGCGCGTGCTTGATCGAGGCGGCACCATCCTTTTCCCTGTTTTTGCCCTTGGCCGCGCCCAGGAAATCCTGGCCGTCATTGATCGGTTCAAAAGCAAAAACCAGATTGACCCCGACATCCCTGTCTACACTGCTGGCGGCATGCGTGCAGTAGCTGATTTGTACGACAAGTCGCGGCACACCACCCCACGTATCAACCCTGAATTCCAGGTATTTGGCGTTCCCCAAAAAAGGCTCCCCCGGAGCAACAAGGCAACAAGAGAAGCCCTCAGCCGGCCAAGTATCCACGTGGTGAGTAGCGGAATGATGTTCGAGCGCACCATTTCAAACCGGCTCGCACAAGAGCTGGTTGAAGATGAAAAAAATGGCATTTTCCTGGTTGGCTATGCCAAAGACGACTCGCCGGCCCGGCTCGCACTCGAAGCAGCACAAGAAGGCAAAGGCAACGAAGTGGTACTGGATCGCATGGTAGGTCCGCAACCCATCAATTGCGACGTTGAGCGCTTCCGCTTTAGTGGCCACAGCCACAGACGCGAATTGCTACAAATCGTTGAAAAACTTAAGCCGGCTAAAATTGTGCTCGTCCACGGCGAAACGGAAGCCAGAAACTGGATGGCAGATAATATCCGGTACTACTACCCGGAAGCTGAGATTATCCTGCCGCAACACGGCGAATCTATCAACCTGTAGCGCCTATTGTTGTTAAGATGTGTAGGTAGTCAGCTTCCGCCATCGGCTGCGGATTCGACGCATTCGAGTTATTCGCCACCGCTCCTGCGGCAATCTGTGGATACATCTCTTCTGGAATATCCAACGATGCAAAAGCCGGAACATGTAAGGCCACCGCAAGGGCATTAACTGCATCTAAAAACGCTTCCGCCCCCTCCTCGACACCCAAGACACGCATTCCCGGGTTCACCAGCGCATAAAGCGCTGAAAGCCGCGGCGCCACAACAGGCGCATGATAGCGCATAACCGGTGCCAATAACATTGCATTAGCCAGCCCGTGGGGCACATCCCAGATACCACCCAGCGTCTCAGATAAGCAGTGCACACCCCCGACATCTGCGTTACCAAAAGCCATGCCGGCCAGGGTAGAAGCCCGCATGACGGCAAAACGCGCCGCTTCGTCGTGCATATCCTCGTACAACCGGCGCAAATGGGTAAAGAGCAGCACAACCGCCTTCTCAGCAAGCGCATCAGACACAGGATTATGCAATGCCACCGTATACGCCTCGACGGCATGCGTAAGCGCATCCATTCCTGTATAAGCCACCAGGTGCGCCGGCAGGGTTTGCAGGAGGTCTGGATCAACCAGTGCCACATCCGGAAACATGGCGTCCCCCTTCACACTCAGCTTCCGCTGCTGGCCGGCGTGTGAGATCACAGAAACCCACGTAACTTCCGATCCCGTGCCACAGGTAGTGGGAATCGCAACAAAGGGTACCGTACCTTCTGTAAATTGATTTTTCCCTTCGTAATCCAAACAAGAACCCGGATTCCTGAGCAACATCGAAACTGCTTT contains:
- a CDS encoding DUF4332 domain-containing protein — translated: MAKITTIEGIGDTYAEKFRTAGVGSVEMLLKKGSSKKGRLTLAEQTGLDASRVLKFVNHADLIRIKGIGGEYAELLEAAGVDTVKELAQRNAINLHEKMKSVNGEKKLVRQVAARSQVEEWIRQAKRLPRAVQY
- a CDS encoding iron-containing alcohol dehydrogenase: MAFRLPTHVTVAPGCIHSVADAVLAHGCQRVMLVLDEGLRATPWPDQAVKLLHAAGLVVDVQDAVEPNPRYQTIDKMAAHGRDEGIEFVIGLGGGSVLDAAKAVSMLLRNPGSCLDYEGKNQFTEGTVPFVAIPTTCGTGSEVTWVSVISHAGQQRKLSVKGDAMFPDVALVDPDLLQTLPAHLVAYTGMDALTHAVEAYTVALHNPVSDALAEKAVVLLFTHLRRLYEDMHDEAARFAVMRASTLAGMAFGNADVGGVHCLSETLGGIWDVPHGLANAMLLAPVMRYHAPVVAPRLSALYALVNPGMRVLGVEEGAEAFLDAVNALAVALHVPAFASLDIPEEMYPQIAAGAVANNSNASNPQPMAEADYLHILTTIGATG
- a CDS encoding MBL fold metallo-hydrolase; this translates as MEFVALGDTEEIGASCLFLKINETGIVLDAGADPEEEGEASLPDFDILKKKTGYYVDHAVITHAHHDHMGSLPILIREFPHVVVHMTPVTRQFVEFLLPASARLQRRKLREGSSFAEPLFNEEEVEMQSHLYLTHELQDTFPISGMHDNAEIRGKLYNAGHVLGAAGIEITFEENGKQRRLFYTSDTSIRPQHIIPGGDYPEGPIDILLLESTLGADPDAELTTRKLEEERLLKSVQRVLDRGGTILFPVFALGRAQEILAVIDRFKSKNQIDPDIPVYTAGGMRAVADLYDKSRHTTPRINPEFQVFGVPQKRLPRSNKATREALSRPSIHVVSSGMMFERTISNRLAQELVEDEKNGIFLVGYAKDDSPARLALEAAQEGKGNEVVLDRMVGPQPINCDVERFRFSGHSHRRELLQIVEKLKPAKIVLVHGETEARNWMADNIRYYYPEAEIILPQHGESINL